Below is a genomic region from Rosa chinensis cultivar Old Blush chromosome 5, RchiOBHm-V2, whole genome shotgun sequence.
TACAAGGCAGTCACAACTGCCTTGATGGAATTGAAGGAGTACAATTCGAGTGGAATGTATGTGACAGATGAACTATGGAACTTTCAAAAAGGGAGGAGGGCAACACTACAGGAGGGATTATCATATATATTATTAAACTGGAGACCtctgaaaaggaaaagaaaaatttgactcCATAGGCAGTTGGAAATCACCATCACCATTGCGAAAATTAATAATTTTCATAAAGACTCAGATGGCGTCAAAGCAGTTTTTTTGATCACTTTAAGATGCTATTAATCTATTTTTTTACAAAGAGATGAGCATTTATTTTCCAACATTGGTCAAATCTTTCCATGTCAATTATATTTTTTCGGCTTGGTTTTGTATCTTTGTTTTATAAATAGGAAGATGGATTgaaccaaaatcaaaacaaaacaggGTTCATACACCAGCCTtcaaaaaccaaatcaaactccCATGAGGGTTGGTTCAGTTGGCAAGGATCGGATTGTTCGTTGAGCCCCAACCGAGTTTGAATCCCGCTAATCCTTCTTAGGGATAGTGAAGCCTCCCCCGCGCCTAAATTTTTTTGGGCTCTTGACCATTTACCTAGTTTGGGCCTAACAAATATCCACTTACTCTACTAAACGATATGTGTGCTCACTTAAATGGGTAAATGTAAAAATATAAGTTTGCCCTCCAAGGTAATGAAGTGCAcgtatctatctatctatctatgcACAAGGTATGAAAAAAGAGCAAGGTAGTTTAAACATAGTTCCTAATAAAAaggtaggggaaaaaaaaagaatcattgCAGCTTGTCTTTTCCCTTAAGAAATTATCTTTGTTGTTTTCCCTTAAGAAATTATCAAGCAGGGTTTTTAGCAAGGCCACCTTAACCCCGAAAGTTGTATTGACCATTTGTTATCAATGAAagttttatttaataaaaaaaaaaatcacacatTAATACTTGAAGAATatttacaatttgaagaaaTATTTACTCAATAATTAAATtgttaaaagaaaaggaaaaaaaaagaaaagaaagggaatATGCATGAAGGGTGACAACAGTGCAGCTATTCAATTGCTCAGGAAGATGGAAGAAAGAGGTTGTAAGCCTGACATAGTCGTCTGTAGCACTATCATTGATAAAGTCTTTGCAAGGATACAGTACTGGTTGTTGATGCACTTAACCTTTTCCCAGAAATGATTAGTAGAGGCATTGCTCCAAACGTTATTACTTGCACCTCTTTGATTCAAGGAGTTTGCAACATAGGAAAGAAGCTACAAGGTTGTTGAATGAAATGGGGAGCAGAAATATCTTTCCAAATGTAGTCACTTCAGTGTCTTGGTTGATACACTTTGTAAGGAGGGGATGGTCGGGGAAGCCAAAAGTGTGGTTGAAATGATGATCCAAACAATATTGAGCGTAATGTGATTACCTACAATTCACTAATGGATGGTTACTGTTTGCGAGGAGAAATGGATGAAGCAAGAAAAGTCTTTGATCTAATGCTTAGCAAGGGCCGCATGGTTGATGTTCGTAGTTGTAACATATTGATAAATGAATACTGTAAGCATAAAAGGATTGATGAGGCCAACCGGGTTTTTTAGGAAATGCTTCGTACGGAACTTGTTCCCGATACAATTACTTACAGTACTCTTATCGACGGTTTTTATAAACCGGGGAGAATACAGGTAGCAGAAAAGTTGTTCTCTCAGATGCAAGGTTGTGGCCAACTTTCAGATCTTCATACTTATGCCATTTTAGTTGATGGCCTGGCAACCAACTTTCAACGGCAGTGGAACTGCTTAGAGAGATGGAAGACAAGAAGTTGGGAGTAAATATTGTAATTTacatcatcatcattgatgGTTTGTGCAAAGCTGGAAAACTTAAAGAGGCCAGGATCCCAGACCCGTATCCGGTCACCTAGCATCAACGGATTTTCCTTGGTTTCTTGTCCGGTTTCTTCCTCCTTGCTTTCGCACTAAGGAAAATTCTAGTATATGTTGACATATGCCATACATCAAGTTTTTTGAATATCTTAGACTGTTGGATTTAATTAAAAGTTGAATATATCTAATGGTCAGGAATATTCAATAGTGGTGACCTGCTTACCAGGTAGCCtgtataaacatttttttttctttttcaaaattctGAATTACATAtctacattaaaaaaaaaaacctaaattgaaaaagaggagaagacgaggaaaagaggaagaaagaaactGTCCAGTTTTGTTCTTGTACAAAGCGAGAAAACAAGTACGTACTACGTAGAATCCTGGTTTCATTGTTTGCACTCAGGTACGTAGAATCCTTATCATCTAGATGCGATTATAAGACTTTGTAGTTGTATGTTGTACCATTATCATCTAGACGATGGCTTTAGGGTTTTATGTTGAATGTCCCTTATTTTATGTTTGAGCACCGATTCCAGTTGAAGATTAGACTATAGAGTTTGAAGATCTTGAAAGCCTATGTTCGAATGCCCGATAACTGGCCCTCATGTATTTGCCCTCATGCCCGATAACTCTACGAATTTGTTTGTAATTGATTAGGCCTATTTCAGTTTGCTGGAAAAACTAAGGTAATAAATTGGTGTTTTTGGAAGGGTTTTCATTGATGAACCATACTTGAAAGAATAGAATCAGTTTAACGTTTGGCAACTAGAGAAAGAGACTAGGTAACCATGCCTGTAACACATTCAATTTGTATTTTTAATCGAGATTTGTTAACTgtcaaaaccaaaaaataaaagtacaaGAGCCAGAATACCTTGACTAATAGACTGCTACAAGTGTAAACAGTGCCTCAGGAACTGTAACTTGTTTCATCTTTGTGTTTATTTGTTCTTTGACAAACAAATAAACACACTTCCAAATTCTACTAGGTTCTTACAGCACTATACTGTTCTTGTAAGAGGCTAACTCCTTGGCTTCTACAGAAGAGAATTCCTCTCTAACCAAGCATGGCACTATGGCTAGCACATAAGTTGGTCTTTGTGAATGGTGTCAGTTATTATTATCAATTTGGTATTTCTTCTTAAATATactaataaatatatattgtacTATATTTGTGTAATGGGTTCATCAGAAAGATAGTCAAGTAGTTTGGTTATGTTTGGACTGGAAAGGGCCAGTTCCTATCATATGCTAGATTTACTTACTGTCATTTACTTTAGTTGTGTATTAATTATATACAGCAATTAATTAATTGGTCTGTTGGTGAATTTATGGGTCATTGAGTGAGTAAATCTGTGTTTTTCCCCATCTCTTCGGAACAAGTCGTCTTAAGGAGCTTAGAGTGTGTCCCAGGTTAGAGTATTTTACCTTTGTTTGGTTAAGGAATGTAACTAAAGTTGGAGAATGTGCTTGTGGTCTAAATATACAATTTTGTGTGTTCGCTGCCAGTAGGTTTTGATGCTTATAAATTCAAAATATTGCTTGCCTGTCTCATTTGCCTAATTAATATACCATATAAGATATACATTTTGCATTGTCCAATTCTGAGATACATATGGAAGTTCATCGTTGCGGATTTATTTTGGTGTGTTCTTGCTTCAGACTTCATGGAGAAAGAGGTATATGAATTGATAAAAGCTGGGTCAATCTCTGTTGGTCTTGGCCCACATCAACTCCGGGTTGAAACTGCTATAGTGGCTCTTCAATGTGTCATACTACACAAGTTAGTATGACACATTGAAGAGCTCACCACGATTATTTACTGCACATTTACTACACGTATTCCACCTTGTATGTAAGGTTTAGAGTGTGTTTCTGGTTTTCCTTGTACTGTTCGTGGTTCAATAGATTGCTTTGTTGAACGAGCGTCTGCGCATAGCTCTCACCTTGTTGAAGCATCCGGACAACCAAGCACGCAACAATATTGCTGAAGCTAGACAAAGGTCACTTCAAAAAGTTATATGCAAGAAACGTGGACCAAACACAATGAAGATAGATCAAGACAGCACAGCACGCAGCGATACTGATGAAGGTTTGCAAAGGTTTCCAAAGAAAATGAAGGCAATCCACGAAATAGATGCAGCCAACGTGAACAAGAAAAAAGGTCATGGTCGGCCTCGTGGATCAAAGAATAAACCTAAGAAATAACTAATAGCACACACCAAGTTACAACTAGTTACATTTTATCATACTCTTTTGCAAGTTACATTTGATTGTTAGAACTGCATTTCTTTAGGTGTCATTTTAGGTTTTGATGGTTTAACTGAACTGCTATGGATGAGGACAAACTAAATGCCTTGTTTATCCTTCCTTGGATGTCTGATGctatttttctatatatatgctATTTTTCAGTATACATGCTGAAAGTCACGAAGTATTGGGAAAAAGTTCCCGATGTCCTGTTTTGTGCAAATGTTTACCAATTAAACGCAAAGTACAAAACTGAAAAGCATGTATCTGTCATGATAAGTTCAGAAGCCACTGGTTAAAAATGTCATATCCTGAATACGTATACCTACTATCTTCTGTATGACTATTTCCAAGTTTCACAGTAAATATTGTACTACATGTTATCAACTCATAATAAGGAAAAAAGTTTCCCATGCAAGTCATGTGGTGCAACAAGATATGACTGCTTAACCTGCACAGCAAGTAGAGATGGGATCATGATGCCCATAATCATGTCCTGGGTTTAATGAATTTTGGGACCAATTTCAAATTATCACAAACATACCAACAAAAATGCTGTAGAAACCAGCATTTTAGTTCAACATAGATGTAAAAGCAGGACTTCACATATTATACAAAATGGAAATTAGTCAATATACCACAACTGGTCAATGTTCAATACCTTAGCATGAGTTTCCACACAGCCCAATCCCACTgtatcaatgaaagcatgatCTTTTTTCAAAACAAGCTGTTGACCACGAGATGACGTTGACGTCGAGGTTGTACCGCCGTATGAGCCACGAGGCGCCTTCGACTTGGTGCGGCTTCAGCGTCGCCGTCACGCCGAGCTCTTCAATCTACAAATTTGATCGAAGCCTGGTACCCTTTCAATTTCTGCAATAGAATCACATTCAAAAACCAAAGAACTAACCAAAATCAACTCCAATTTACCGAAAATAGACTGCAAACATATACCAAAAAGCAAGAAATACCTAACGAGCCACAAGATTTCGATTGCTAAACAGAAATCGAGTGCGACAAGCAACTGATTGCTAAGCAAGAAGTCGAGAGAGCACGTGAGATTGGAGGAGGTATTTGGGGCTGAGGTGTTAGGTTTTTTGATTTGGGTATTACGGATTTTGGGCCAAGATTGGTTTCATAGGAAATGAAGCAGGATGTGAGAGGCTGAGATAGAAGGATGACGAAACGGATGACGAAGATGGATGGCGAAGGTACGATTCAGATTTGGTTGTTTGGTATGTTTTTCGATCTGGTTTTTGAGGGTGAGAGCGACTGGAGGAGAGATGAGGAAGTAAAAgatagagaaagaagaaaaatgacaacaaaagaagaaaaaagaagaagcaaataaTCTGAGAGCCAAAGATTAACTATGGAccaagaagaaagaaggaagaaggaagaaggaagaactaAGAAGGACGCTGGAAGAGAAAGACAAATAGAGAAACCAATCATCaggtcgaaaaaaaaaaaaaaaaaaaaaaaaacttagttcaCTTTTTAATACTTCATTATTACAAGTTTTCAGAACCACTTTACTAATAAAACAACGAATGTGTTGCTATAATAGtaaaacttcatatatttaagtaaatttGCGGTGAGTCCTTTATGGTGTAATAAGGTTGTCTATTTTGTAATTACTGTCCTTTAggagttatttacttatttgacaATGTTTTTTCTAGATTTTACGGCAATTGAGGTCCAAAGTAATAACCAAGGTTGTATTTGTGGTAATTCTTCAATATTACAAGTTTGACAACGAATTGTTGTAGAAGTAGTAATCAAACTCTtatttgtggtaattttttatattacaagtctgagaaccattttactaatgtgacaacgaattgctgtcaaagtggtaaaactttatgtatatattGTAAATGAGGCGCGAGTCCTTAATTGTGTATTAAAgttctatattttgtaattaatacttttcttgtgtaaatctcATCATCCATGAGAGAATTACTCGTTTGACAATGCATTTTACTATAGATTACACCAATTGAGGTATAAAGTGGTAATTATGGTTGTTTTTATGATAATTACATGAAATATGatccatttcaaaaaaaaaacgatcCACTTACCAATGCTACAACAAATGATTTGTTTATATggtaaataatcatattagacctaaaacttttcaagtccttattcttgtaatccagttgttctttttgtaattagagtcctttcttttgtaaattatatcatcGATGAGGCATTTTACAACAAAAGACCACATTGGACGTATTTAATGATAATTATAGTTGTAATAAAAGTAATTACTATATTTACGatattcattacaagtttttgaacgatTTATGTATAAAAGAATATATGAGTACTTagtatggtaatttttttttttttaagtacacatgtcaaattataattggATAACCTGTTGACCTGTACAACAGGTTTCACCAACtactttaatttaatatatattaattaaaaagttgatgtatgacaaacatcaacaCACCTTAGACTTCCCCTCGCACTAATTATCTCCATCAATTTCAAGCATCTCACAGCTATGGAAGCTACACTACTTAATGACTAAGAAGTACTGTATATTAGGCAAAATGCATTTATAAGCTAATGCCTTCAAATTTAGCAGAGTTTGGGACAACATGTACAATATTATGTGATAAAATATAAGGTTGAGATACAAGACGACTcatgaatttattttcattattaTATGAAAtgtcaaagttgcaactaaacAAAAGTTCAGCTTTTGTTAGTCACAGGCAAATTTATTAGATTCCCACGATCAACTTTAAAGGATTGCGTTTGACATTACACTCCTGGAACTAAACTAACCAAGTTCCAACATCttataataaatatataaaacgAGTTCCCAGTTTCCACTTATACAAGCACAGGTTCGATAAGTAGAGAAGCTACAAAATCTTTGAGAATGGTTCCAGCATGAGTGTAGCCATCTTCAGACTTGTATACTACATCTATCACGCGTGTGAGATTCAGAACTCGCATTAAGAGGGGCATTTCAAGAGGTGTAGGGTGGAGGCACTCTTCATTTATGTCCTTCCATGCATCACTCACTTGTTTACGAAATTCAATTATGGTTTCTTCTTCTGTGGCCCCGTATTGTTTCATGTAACATTCCACAGCCGAGGCAACATGTCCTCTCTTTTGCTCAAACTACATAGGCAAGAAGATTAAGGTAAAAGTTAGCTGAGGAAGAGTTCTAAGAAAGTACATATAATTTATGTTATTACTGCTGCGAATTCAATTACCTTGTGGGATACAATGTCATCCATGAGTCTGCAAACTACTGCTGAAGCCTTTACAATCTTAGGGTCACTGAAGATCCACTCAAAGGAGTCTTTTGTAACGATATCTCCCATTCCAACAAAGGATGTGGTTGCTAGCATTGAGTAGGCTGAAGTGACAAGGGCTACTTCCATGTATTCATCCATTGTTGGTGTGTAGTTCTTGTGAAACCATTTTGCTTCAGCATGGTATGCCCTAACCTGTCTCTTCATCTAGGACATACATGCAGCAAGTTAACTATTAATAATTAACCTTCAATAACTTTATGAATTTACAATACCGAACGTAAATTAAGGCTTAATATATTACCACTTCTTTTGCGTAATTGATACGATATAATTGTCCCTTGCTTGCAAGCTCCTGTTCTGTTTCAGCATAGACATCTAACAGTGCCTCGTAACAGACTTTCATAAACTCCGGTAGTTCATCCATGGCTGAGATGTCCCACCTGCATATAAGCAAGACAACGGCGATTTCACGTGGAGACACTTTTGTTAGGAATAAATTGAGGTTATATAATATAAGGCAAAATGTATATATATCAATTTCAAACCTCTCAATTGCTCTAGTGAAGAGGTCTAGTTCTTCAAGCGTGCCATACACATCATAAATGTCATCGATAATGGACGTCATGGCAATAACTTTGGTTAGTGTCCTCCTGGCAAAGTAATATTCAGGCTCAAAGTAGACTCCCAAAATCCAGAAGTAGCACTCAATTACTCTGTCTCTTGCAAAAGGTAGCTTGCTAGCAAAGTCCAACTCCTTCCACCACCTAATCAATCACATAATTAGTTATCACACACATTTATCTAATTAATTAGAACAATATTCACGTGTTTCTTTAATTACTTTCTTGCATGGTGTCTACTTAATGAGTATGGTAATTAATAAATATCAACCTTGCAATATCACTTAGTTCTTTCTGATGCACTTGTTGGAGCAGGTTGAAATCCAGCTTTGCAAAACTCAGCAAAATTTGGTTACGTGATCCGTGTAGTTCCTGGTGGAGAGACATGTAATGCCTCGCTTCTAGCCTCGGTAAGCCCTTCCGGAGTGGTTGATTCAAGGCATGCATTACTTGTTTCGAAAGCGGGGGGCTTAAACGGTTTGCTAGCGCTGCCGACTCTAGATGTGTGGTGGTGAAGGTTAGTGCTTCTTCTAGAAAATCCTCTCCTCGTACTCTAAGATGTGTGGCTTCATACAAGCTTTGTAGCCCCACTACATCATCGTGAAGCGATGTGTAGTCGAACTTGTTGAACATATCTGCTTAATTATTCATATGTCAATGTACACGAAAATTAGCCTATTTTTAAATAGAAAGAGTTAATAGGATTAATGCAGGgaaaattatatttgcaacttTACCGCATGAAGCATTGTAACCATGCTGCCTCAACAAGCGAAAACGAAGAGCACAAGTGTGCAGATCACCATCACAGTCACCATTAAAATTGTCGTGAATTTGCTGCATAGTTTGGTCAATCTCGTTTTCAAAATGGTAAGACACGCCCAAGCGTTGGATGTCATCAATCAACTCCAATTTTCCTAAACAAGTTTCAACTGGCGGAGCCATTAGCACTCTCTTCACTTCTTCCTTCAGTTGTTGGACATGTTGCTCACCATTTATGTCAGTTTCCTATACAGGCCGatagaagaaacaaaaatatcGATCATCTCATCAGACAGATAATAACATGTAATAGATGTAGTGTTGCTTTCAGATGTACGTACCATAGTGTTGTTACAAGACAGAAACTGGTCTCCCCAAATGCTGGGATGGAAATTTGCTGAACGTCGACTATCGGCATCAGTAGAGGCATTCAGTGTTGGAGGGGCTTGAGAAGCTATATTGACCCCGTTGAGAGACATATTTCAATATGGCCGGCTTAATTTTATCAAAGGTTTGATTAAGTGGCTGGGTAGCAGTATGAGTAGAAATGCTCCCGTTGCTTTGGTATTTATAGTAAAATATCTATGAAGGAACAGTATACAACCATACAAGAGCTTAATATCTAGGTAAATAACTGGGTTACAAACTAGCCCTAAAAGATACAAGTACGCATTGACCGACATTAATTGCACGCATAAAGCATGAATATCGAGTCGTTGACTATAGGTCAATGAATAGGTGATTCATCTAGGTCGGTGAATCTACCACAAAAGTGATTCGTCTCCTCCGTTAAGTATGACATacgcatatatatatacgggAAACGCTGTCTGTATGTTACTGTGAGTCAGATAATATTGAATTAACTCCTACCTAGTCTCCTTGGTGAGGAAACCAAACATGCAAATTAAACGTGTTCGATCGGTTGTGTCTGATAAtctacaaaaattgaaaacaCGTTGGTAGCTCCGTGTAAATACTGGCATGATGGTCCACCTTTTTGTTTGCTATGCCAATGTGAAATAAGGCTCAAGGCAGAAGAAATTTAGAGGCTTTCCTTGAAGGATATTTTCAGTacaacaacaaagaaaactatTATACCAGATAATATGAACTAAAGATACGTACAtcattaattgaaaaaaaaaaaatacacacacacatacatccATTGAAGAAATCTGGTTTTTGTTAGATGTCTTAAGAACAAGACATTGTATTAAGCTGGACATAGATGCATATATGTAACTAGTATTGAATTCGATTAATTGAGGTTGCAGACTTAATTAAATCATGTTAGTCCACCTCATTAATCTGTTTTGatttaaaattcaaataaatatgGTTATTAGGattttgttattaattcctaaatgtttcctGGGATGAAAGTttgtacgatttcgtggttcgagggtggagtggaattattttcggacgaataattattcgaagtgcatgttttagggggttacgaagtttgacttttcaTACGTTTAGATTCTGTGAGAACTtgcttcacgaaagtcgtagagcgcatcgatacgagttcgtggatatgcggaacgcgagaatcggagttcgtatgaagaagttatcgcattcggaaaaagtttccattttggttaaataggaaaaaaatcagaaaaatcagaagtttccgaaatgggaaactttttctctctcttcggtcccgACCCCGGTTCGCCCCCTCACCTTCGCCGGCCGATTtattcctcctccggccaccttttgTTTCGATTCCAAAGGGAATCCTCCTCTCCTCAGTCCCTtctacacgtctgtggtggtgattcgtcgtgggaagcaccgtagacgacgctacaaggccgagaagttgcACGGTGGAGCTGCAAATCGCCTCAAATCGCCAGCCTTGGTTCTCCCAGTTCCGGCCACTATAGCTCGAGTTTAAGGGCTTTTCTAGCCCAGAGGAAGTAGAAGCTACATCCAAGAAGGCTTGCAGCGATTTGATCTATGGTGATCGAATTTTGGAGTTtttgaaactagggtttttcgAATCCTTCGGCTTGCGAGGTAAAATTCTACTTTTTGGCTCATAATCTGATtatggtgtagttatgaaagtttcaattagagttgagatgaagaactttgatgttggaagttttgtcaaattttgactttggtttggtggcggtgccgccactgtggtggtgttttccggcggtttccggccacctcaaggACAGTTTATGTTCCtgatttcgatctactcgtcgatactagcatttcgatatatagtttgtaatttttggacatcgtatgagcatgttatgaattttccaagttttagggttttaggttcGATCGGTTTTCTATCCATGAGGATTCAcccgttcgatcgacttgtagttttgatttattgatcgtagaagtgttccgaagaagttggatggtctcggatgaggatccgactgtggatcatcgtataattgtgttttgtgaattgtgtgttttgtgtggtattgagtgtgaccttgatgtgattaggtgattgatggaATTGCGTGAGCGGAgtttggatgattttgtgcttgtcttggtatTTGTGTGAAGACACAGCTGgagttagaggtgagtaaatctcacgtggttcatttacgaacggatttattttattactcggaattacttgtataattgttaaatcattctcgaaacaaattatttgttttaaaatatatgaacttgatcgacaacggttcatgggtgagttaaaacaatgttttgataaaatgattttcgagaagtataatttataaaactatagttggtattagtggcatccctgagtggatgactacgtgtatatatatatatatatatatatatatatatatcttggtggaattgagtgtgtagtttactattgttgtgcaatgtgatgttgaggaaaatatatgattttggaaataaaagatggttttgttggctttgagttttgaaagaatAGGTATGGTTTTggtgacggtttgagttgagaaacaatatttggaaaatgatttcATTATTGTTTGAGGCTATtggagatgaggaaacaataGTATGTGATGACCTGTGtggtgatctgtgtgatgagCTGTGTGGTGGTTGGCGTTATTAATGGATGTTTTTAGTAAATGCTTctatttatttctattattgaattgtttgttttcttggtaaTCTCCTGCACTaaattctatgcagggattactgtttctgaattgattgttttaatgtaatctcctgaactaagttatatgcagggattactatgattttattggttgttttaatgtaattccctgaactaaattttatgcagggattactatgatttttattgattgtttttaggtgatctcctgaactaattttctatgcagggattactatgatt
It encodes:
- the LOC112202768 gene encoding (-)-germacrene D synthase — translated: MSLNGVNIASQAPPTLNASTDADSRRSANFHPSIWGDQFLSCNNTMETDINGEQHVQQLKEEVKRVLMAPPVETCLGKLELIDDIQRLGVSYHFENEIDQTMQQIHDNFNGDCDGDLHTCALRFRLLRQHGYNASCDMFNKFDYTSLHDDVVGLQSLYEATHLRVRGEDFLEEALTFTTTHLESAALANRLSPPLSKQVMHALNQPLRKGLPRLEARHYMSLHQELHGSRNQILLSFAKLDFNLLQQVHQKELSDIARWWKELDFASKLPFARDRVIECYFWILGVYFEPEYYFARRTLTKVIAMTSIIDDIYDVYGTLEELDLFTRAIERWDISAMDELPEFMKVCYEALLDVYAETEQELASKGQLYRINYAKEVMKRQVRAYHAEAKWFHKNYTPTMDEYMEVALVTSAYSMLATTSFVGMGDIVTKDSFEWIFSDPKIVKASAVVCRLMDDIVSHKFEQKRGHVASAVECYMKQYGATEEETIIEFRKQVSDAWKDINEECLHPTPLEMPLLMRVLNLTRVIDVVYKSEDGYTHAGTILKDFVASLLIEPVLV